A window of Hydrogenispora ethanolica contains these coding sequences:
- the uxuA gene encoding mannonate dehydratase has translation MKMILRWFGEGDDSVALWQIRQIPGVSGIAGALQDIPVGEVWPQERIDALKSQVNQAGLEMEVIESVNIHDDIKLGVASRDQYIENYRQTIRNLGKAGVKVICYNFMPVFDWTRSDLAKPLADGSTVLSYEERLIPKDPLKMMEEIERNANGFSMPGWEPERLKELKLLFEKYAGVDAEKLTANLKYFLEAVIPVCEEADVKMAIHPDDPAWPIFGLPRIVNSRENLMTLVKLVDSPYNGLTLCTGSLGSNPENNVPEIIREFSAMGRIHFAHVRNIKIEGYRNFHEVSHLSSDGSLDMFAIMKALYDTGFQGYIRPDHGRMIWGEKARPGYGLYDRALGVTYLNGLWEALTKMSPR, from the coding sequence ATGAAAATGATTTTACGTTGGTTTGGCGAGGGAGATGACAGCGTCGCGTTGTGGCAGATCCGTCAGATCCCGGGAGTCTCGGGGATCGCCGGCGCGTTACAGGACATTCCCGTCGGCGAGGTCTGGCCGCAGGAACGGATCGACGCTCTGAAGAGCCAGGTTAATCAGGCGGGTCTGGAGATGGAAGTGATCGAAAGCGTCAATATTCATGACGATATCAAACTCGGCGTCGCTTCCCGGGACCAATACATCGAGAATTACCGGCAGACCATCCGCAATCTGGGTAAAGCCGGCGTCAAGGTGATCTGCTACAATTTCATGCCGGTATTTGACTGGACCCGTTCCGATCTGGCCAAACCGTTGGCGGACGGCTCCACGGTTCTCTCCTATGAGGAACGGCTGATTCCCAAAGATCCGCTGAAGATGATGGAAGAGATTGAACGGAACGCCAATGGCTTTTCGATGCCCGGTTGGGAACCCGAACGTCTCAAAGAGTTGAAGCTGTTGTTTGAGAAGTATGCCGGCGTGGATGCGGAAAAGCTCACCGCCAACCTGAAATATTTCCTGGAAGCGGTCATTCCGGTCTGTGAGGAAGCGGACGTGAAGATGGCGATCCATCCCGACGACCCGGCGTGGCCTATCTTTGGATTGCCGCGGATCGTCAACTCCCGGGAGAATCTGATGACCCTTGTCAAGCTGGTGGACAGCCCGTATAACGGCTTGACGCTTTGCACCGGTTCGCTGGGTTCCAATCCGGAGAATAATGTTCCGGAGATCATCCGCGAATTCAGCGCCATGGGCCGGATCCATTTCGCCCATGTCCGGAACATCAAGATCGAGGGCTATCGCAATTTCCATGAAGTTTCCCACCTGTCGAGCGATGGCTCGCTGGATATGTTCGCGATCATGAAAGCACTGTATGATACCGGTTTCCAAGGATATATCCGGCCGGATCACGGCCGGATGATCTGGGGTGAAAAAGCCCGTCCGGGTTATGGCCTCTACGATCGGGCGCTCGGCGTCACCTATCTGAATGGCCTATGGGAAGCTCTTACCAAGATGTCTCCCCGCTAA
- a CDS encoding helix-turn-helix transcriptional regulator, producing MEIFHGYCPDEKVHPRNPLENIFPHFTHIVDRSSTPQWKLAPACHPPHNLILIYDGAAVYGSRDSGIEYQAVPGDLIYFRAGEFRWGNTFPDRLMKCYAVDFFYTCPIWKVGHWEMTEPPLPLETFQRIDDRYVYHQLLTLFKELTNSWTAGRPNRIMECRSLFIEIISLLLLWKSGNGANFVQVQKVDQVIRHMMEHYAENLSLRDLSALVRISPSYLGNIFKKVTGRSPIDYLIEIRLGKAKEMLRDGHPVLEVAAKTGFNDAFYFSKCFKEREGIPPSHFAAGSRLERE from the coding sequence ATGGAGATTTTTCATGGTTATTGTCCGGATGAAAAGGTTCATCCCAGGAATCCGTTGGAGAATATCTTTCCTCATTTTACCCATATTGTGGATCGCAGTTCGACGCCGCAATGGAAATTGGCTCCGGCCTGCCACCCGCCCCACAACCTGATCTTGATTTATGATGGGGCGGCGGTCTATGGCAGCCGTGATTCGGGGATTGAATACCAAGCGGTTCCGGGCGATTTGATCTATTTTCGCGCTGGCGAGTTCCGTTGGGGCAATACCTTCCCGGATCGCCTCATGAAGTGTTACGCGGTGGATTTTTTCTATACTTGCCCGATCTGGAAGGTTGGTCATTGGGAAATGACCGAGCCCCCGTTGCCGTTGGAAACTTTCCAGCGGATCGACGACCGCTATGTGTATCATCAGCTGTTGACGCTGTTTAAGGAGTTGACCAATAGCTGGACGGCGGGCCGCCCCAACCGGATTATGGAGTGCCGCTCGCTATTTATCGAGATCATCAGCCTATTGCTGCTCTGGAAATCCGGCAACGGGGCCAATTTTGTCCAGGTGCAGAAGGTCGATCAGGTCATCCGCCATATGATGGAACACTATGCGGAAAACCTGTCGTTGCGCGATCTCAGTGCGCTGGTCCGGATCAGCCCGTCGTACTTGGGGAACATCTTTAAAAAAGTCACCGGTCGTTCGCCCATCGACTACTTGATCGAGATCCGCCTGGGCAAGGCCAAGGAAATGCTGCGCGACGGTCACCCGGTGCTGGAAGTGGCTGCCAAAACCGGCTTTAACGACGCGTTCTATTTCAGCAAATGTTTTAAGGAACGGGAAGGGATCCCGCCGTCCCATTTCGCCGCCGGTTCCCGGCTGGAACGGGAGTGA
- a CDS encoding LacI family DNA-binding transcriptional regulator, which yields MKKISIKDVAKAAGVSITTVSRVLNNSYPVNEQTKQKVLETVDKLNFQPNAIARGLVSKKTHTIGISVPYITNMFFTEVVQGIADQLKRIGYSLILSHTQGDGDEEMKVIQNFLNRQVDGIIIMDPFIESVSPEFYREIHAQIPTVIVNKYFSSDELVFVINDEEQGAYEGTDYLLRLGHRKLVFVSGFDGYASNVKRAGFMKALAHHRIPDEDYLILEGDFTSEGTYRLLRKELKRLKNYSAIFCANDLMAIGAMKALRSQGYQVPQDFSVLGFDNIGISSLFIPGITTVSQNIYDLGRVSGQTIIKLLEGKKVPSRHVLKTSLVIRESCQEVK from the coding sequence TTGAAAAAGATCAGCATCAAGGATGTGGCGAAAGCAGCCGGGGTCTCAATTACCACGGTTTCCCGGGTGTTGAATAATTCATACCCGGTCAATGAACAGACCAAGCAGAAGGTGCTGGAGACGGTCGACAAACTGAATTTTCAGCCTAATGCCATCGCCCGGGGACTGGTCAGCAAGAAAACCCATACCATCGGGATCTCCGTCCCGTACATCACCAATATGTTCTTTACCGAAGTCGTGCAAGGAATCGCCGATCAGCTGAAACGGATCGGTTATAGCTTGATCTTATCGCATACCCAAGGCGACGGCGACGAGGAGATGAAAGTGATTCAAAACTTTCTCAACCGGCAGGTGGATGGGATCATTATCATGGATCCGTTCATCGAATCGGTGTCGCCGGAATTTTACCGGGAGATTCACGCCCAGATTCCCACGGTGATTGTCAACAAATATTTTTCCAGTGATGAGTTGGTTTTTGTGATCAACGATGAGGAGCAGGGGGCCTATGAGGGAACCGATTACCTGCTGCGCCTGGGTCACCGCAAACTGGTATTCGTCAGCGGCTTCGACGGATATGCCAGCAATGTCAAGCGGGCGGGCTTCATGAAAGCCTTGGCCCACCACCGGATCCCCGACGAAGATTATCTGATCCTGGAAGGGGATTTTACCAGTGAGGGGACCTATCGCTTGTTGCGGAAAGAGCTGAAGCGGCTCAAAAACTACAGTGCGATCTTCTGCGCCAATGACCTGATGGCCATCGGGGCGATGAAAGCGTTGCGGTCCCAAGGGTACCAGGTCCCACAGGACTTTTCGGTGCTCGGATTCGACAATATCGGGATCTCTTCCTTGTTCATCCCCGGGATCACCACGGTATCGCAGAACATTTACGACTTGGGGAGAGTCTCCGGCCAGACCATCATCAAGCTCCTGGAAGGAAAGAAAGTGCCGTCGCGGCATGTTCTAAAGACCAGCCTGGTCATACGGGAGTCATGCCAGGAGGTGAAGTGA
- a CDS encoding ABC transporter substrate-binding protein, whose translation MFKKILFFGIIFCMALTGSLEVWGKAPAQVTLNFAYWASASGEDAAFDSLVAKFQKKYPNIVINKQGGPFKDYYTKLETRIAGNDAPDITRIQYQQIGRYASNGVLLNITNKLGKDYNQDFNPALWNAVSYRNAVYAIPHHTDTLAVFYNKTFFDQLGIKAPDKLENAWTWDEFLAVAKRLKKENKAQYGFAVNWIYGNAYRWLPFLYQKGGAVLSPNLKKCVINSPEALDALKTSASFFKEGLVPAGTSVKGTENLNMLFATGVTGMLISGNWVIPYFEQNMTNYSYGVTYMPRGKAMASDLGGNALAVLKKSKHPKEALAFVKFMAEEENMKEFVEKGMFLPVRNSLSGDKMNYAIKPDLMRLFVNQAKTIPNHMAKTISQPSMTKINKVLADELDLVFTQGKDEKEALKTMQSQIERILKEKN comes from the coding sequence GTGTTCAAAAAAATCTTGTTTTTCGGCATCATCTTTTGCATGGCTTTGACCGGCTCGCTCGAAGTCTGGGGCAAGGCCCCGGCCCAGGTGACGCTCAATTTCGCCTATTGGGCCAGCGCCAGCGGTGAAGATGCCGCGTTTGACAGCTTGGTGGCAAAATTTCAGAAGAAGTACCCCAACATCGTCATTAATAAGCAAGGCGGACCCTTCAAGGACTACTATACCAAGTTGGAGACGCGGATCGCCGGCAATGACGCGCCGGATATCACCCGCATCCAATACCAGCAGATCGGCAGATACGCCTCCAACGGCGTGTTGCTGAACATTACCAACAAGCTGGGCAAGGACTACAATCAGGATTTTAACCCGGCGCTCTGGAACGCGGTATCCTACAGGAACGCCGTGTATGCGATTCCGCACCACACCGATACGCTGGCGGTTTTTTACAATAAAACGTTCTTTGATCAATTGGGAATCAAAGCTCCCGACAAGCTTGAGAACGCTTGGACCTGGGATGAGTTCCTGGCCGTCGCCAAGCGGCTAAAGAAGGAGAATAAGGCCCAATACGGCTTCGCCGTCAATTGGATCTATGGTAACGCCTACCGCTGGCTGCCGTTTTTGTACCAGAAAGGCGGCGCGGTCCTTTCTCCGAATCTCAAAAAGTGCGTGATCAACTCGCCGGAGGCGTTGGACGCGCTCAAGACCAGCGCCAGCTTTTTCAAGGAAGGTTTGGTCCCGGCGGGAACCAGCGTCAAAGGAACCGAGAACCTCAACATGCTCTTCGCCACCGGCGTTACCGGCATGCTGATCTCCGGCAACTGGGTGATTCCCTACTTTGAACAGAATATGACCAATTACAGCTATGGCGTCACTTATATGCCGCGCGGCAAGGCCATGGCCTCCGACCTCGGCGGCAACGCCTTGGCGGTCCTGAAAAAATCCAAACACCCCAAAGAGGCTCTGGCATTCGTCAAGTTTATGGCGGAAGAGGAGAACATGAAGGAATTCGTGGAAAAAGGAATGTTCCTGCCGGTCCGGAACAGCCTCTCCGGCGATAAGATGAACTATGCCATCAAGCCTGATCTGATGCGGCTCTTCGTCAACCAGGCCAAAACCATCCCCAATCACATGGCCAAGACCATCAGCCAGCCGAGCATGACCAAGATCAATAAGGTGCTTGCCGATGAGCTGGATCTGGTCTTCACGCAAGGCAAGGATGAGAAGGAAGCCTTGAAAACGATGCAAAGCCAGATCGAAAGGATCCTCAAGGAGAAGAACTGA
- a CDS encoding carbohydrate ABC transporter permease, whose product MSTQSARTARTRFNFTPYLFLAPNLILFLTFMFIPIGYAFYISLTQWSLIGSPQWVGLANFVRLLGEREFWISMWNTLYYTVTTVPASMFLGLLGAILLNRRIPCKGILRGSFFAPAVTSLVTAGLIWQWIFSTEYGIINYLLTLVGMQPQPWLTSNALAMPSVIVATLWIRSGYCMVIYLAGLQGIPREYYEAAEIDGAGKLSQFKYITWPLLGSTTTFLLVICVIYGFMAFDLLYVMTGGGPGFSTTVMVHYIYQQAFSVGEMGYATAAAVILFLLIFSLTMFHLREDRSK is encoded by the coding sequence ATGTCGACGCAATCCGCCAGAACAGCGCGGACCCGGTTCAACTTTACCCCGTATCTGTTTCTGGCTCCCAATTTGATTCTGTTTCTTACGTTTATGTTCATTCCCATCGGCTATGCCTTTTATATCAGCCTGACCCAGTGGAGCCTGATCGGTTCGCCGCAATGGGTGGGATTGGCCAACTTCGTCCGGCTGTTGGGAGAACGCGAGTTCTGGATCAGCATGTGGAATACGCTCTATTATACGGTTACCACCGTGCCGGCCAGCATGTTTCTGGGTCTGCTCGGCGCCATTCTGCTCAACCGGCGGATCCCCTGCAAAGGAATCTTGCGGGGCTCCTTCTTCGCACCGGCCGTGACTTCGCTGGTGACGGCGGGTCTGATCTGGCAGTGGATCTTCAGCACCGAGTACGGGATCATCAACTATCTCCTGACCTTGGTTGGGATGCAGCCGCAGCCCTGGTTGACCAGCAATGCTTTGGCCATGCCGTCGGTGATCGTGGCCACTCTTTGGATTCGCAGCGGGTACTGCATGGTGATTTACCTGGCCGGACTGCAAGGCATCCCCAGGGAATATTACGAAGCTGCCGAGATCGACGGCGCCGGGAAGCTTTCCCAGTTCAAATACATTACCTGGCCGCTGCTCGGCTCCACCACCACCTTCTTGCTGGTTATCTGCGTGATTTACGGCTTCATGGCTTTTGACCTGTTATACGTGATGACCGGCGGCGGGCCGGGTTTCTCCACCACCGTGATGGTTCATTACATCTACCAGCAAGCCTTCAGCGTCGGCGAGATGGGTTATGCCACGGCCGCGGCGGTGATCCTGTTTTTGTTGATATTCTCTTTGACCATGTTTCATTTAAGAGAGGATCGGTCCAAATGA
- a CDS encoding carbohydrate ABC transporter permease, with translation MNSNKHSKNFWIAVLLWLAALVTLFPFFWMGSTALKGARELFLRPPVFVPHYPEWSNFAKVFTVAPFGRYFMNSAIVAGLSVILTVFINLLAGYTFAKYRFKGRKVLLLMIVATMMVPFQVIMVPNFIIISALGWLNSYLGLIIPRAAEAFGLFLSKQFMDDIPDELIEAARIDGQSEFRIFTGIILPNCRPLIGVLATFTFMWRWNDFIWPLIILSKKEMFTVQLGMSNLIGQFYVEWNLLMAVALLSVLPVLAIFLMFQRFFVQGITTTGMKG, from the coding sequence ATGAACAGCAACAAACATTCAAAAAACTTCTGGATCGCGGTCCTTTTGTGGCTGGCCGCGCTCGTCACCTTATTCCCGTTCTTCTGGATGGGATCGACCGCGCTCAAAGGAGCCCGGGAACTGTTTCTCCGGCCGCCGGTCTTCGTGCCGCACTATCCGGAGTGGTCCAATTTCGCCAAGGTCTTCACTGTCGCGCCCTTTGGCCGGTACTTCATGAATAGCGCCATTGTCGCCGGGCTTTCGGTCATCCTGACCGTCTTCATCAATTTGCTGGCCGGGTACACCTTTGCCAAATACCGTTTCAAAGGCCGCAAGGTACTGCTGCTGATGATCGTGGCCACCATGATGGTGCCCTTTCAGGTGATCATGGTGCCCAATTTCATCATCATCTCCGCCCTGGGCTGGCTCAACAGTTATCTGGGACTGATCATCCCCCGGGCTGCCGAGGCCTTCGGGTTATTCTTGAGCAAACAGTTCATGGACGACATCCCCGACGAGCTGATCGAGGCGGCGCGGATCGACGGCCAGAGCGAATTCCGGATCTTCACCGGGATCATCCTGCCCAATTGCCGGCCGCTCATCGGAGTCCTGGCGACCTTCACCTTCATGTGGCGCTGGAACGATTTCATCTGGCCGCTGATCATCCTGAGCAAGAAAGAGATGTTCACCGTCCAATTGGGGATGAGCAATCTGATCGGCCAGTTCTACGTCGAATGGAACCTGCTGATGGCGGTGGCGCTCCTGTCGGTGCTGCCGGTCCTGGCCATCTTCCTGATGTTCCAGCGCTTCTTCGTGCAAGGAATCACCACCACAGGGATGAAAGGGTAA